Below is a window of Poecile atricapillus isolate bPoeAtr1 chromosome 2, bPoeAtr1.hap1, whole genome shotgun sequence DNA.
CCACACTGCCTATGTGGAGCCCGAGGCAGGGGCAGCAGTGTCTTTCCTAACACCTTCTATTGGAATGACTTTACCTGTGAAAAGCCAAAAGCAAAAAGCCTGATTTACTTAAAGCCACTGATTTTTAACTTGGCTGTTTTCAAGCTCCTTGGCCTTCCTGAAAACCACAACCATAACTATGTTCTCAGTCACCACTTTCACAATTCAAAATTCATCTGGTTTTTATTTCTACAGTACCCACTTAACAAGAGCACAAGCATTTAGTGATAGCAAATTAGTACCAAGATTTAGGAATATCAGTCTCTAAGAAAAAATGCAGCTATTAATATCTGAGATACTACATAATTACTATATGCACTAAGATCTACCTGAAGCATCTAGATCCAAGTTCTCCATCTTACTTTCTCCTACTTTCCCCTCTTGTCTCTTTCAACAGCCATTTTGTACCAAAAGAAATGTTCACATGAAGTTCCCTTAATGTATTAAAAGAGGTTGGAGGACGGATATGCAATCATTTGCACACACACCTAACAGAAAGTTAAAAATCTGGTTTATTTgaaactgtgaaataaaaatccaataaataaaatgtttaacaTCAACACTGGACACTATGTaggaaaactctggaaaaaCTGGATTGTTCCCTCAGTCCCCCAAGCACAGACGAACCACGAAATTActtcccagctccccacagccacGTTGTTCTCTCCACAATCTTCCCCCATTCACAGCAAGCCTTCCCCAGATGCACACTGCCAAACTCCCCCATGCTAGAGTCTCACCAGTACCAGCAGAACCGCCCCAAAGAAGACAGGGCTCACAGGACAGGGGCTGTAAGAGCAAGTGCTCACATTTCAGGACTTCTAGAGCGCATCTCTCTTCCTCACCCAAAGCCCTCTGAACAGTTTTCATGAACTGTGTGCTATGGCCAagtatattttactttttaatttttaaggagCTATTATGAGGCCATAAGAACACATAGTTTCTCAATCACTTTTTGAGGTGGGGCACAGAATTGATCCCATAAATAATGTTTGTTTAACACTGCTATTAAATTACTAGGTTTTTCCAAATTGCAGGTTCTCTCTAAGAAACCATATGTTACATACACATTAAAACTCTTTGAAGCAAtcaatatgaaaatattaagaTTTTATCCAAAATATAACTCCAAACAGCTTATAGAACCTCAGGCAGGAAGTCACCAAATGCTGCTAAAAATGTCACACCCTTTCAGAAATAGCAATAAAACATTCTGTATCTGCTTTAGAAACTATGGCACAGGCCAAAAGTCTACTTactaccttaaaaaacagaagtaaGCTTGGGCATATCActctttccttctatcactGGCACAAgtgaactcttttttttttcttcttagaaagaagggtggggagagggggatgaaaaggaggaaataaaaccaATGCATGTTACAGGTTATTTATTATGTAACTGGCTGTTGATATTGGAGGCACTCTTTGACAAGCCAGATGAAAACAAGCATATCCAGAAAGGACAGTACTCAATAAGGCCTCGATGTGGCCACCAGGTTGTGCTTCAAATCAAGTGAACCTTCCCAACAGCTTTTCTGAAATCTGCAACAAAGATGTTAGTCCATACTCAAGGTaaatctgtttggtttttatacTATTGTGATGCCCTCTAAAGACCAACAAGCACCACCCACTACATGAATATCACTGGCTCATGTACTCAACAGCTTAAAGTCTTGATGCTAACAATCCATCCAGGTTTAGTTTGTACCATTTCTGACCCAAGGGACTTCAGGCCAGGGATATAATTTGCTGGGGAGTAGGCTCTGTTCAGTTATTACCTTATAAAACAGCAATTTAAAATGTCAGACTTTTCACCAAATTTGGGTGATATTTGGATAGGGCTTCTACACATATGCACAGAGGTCATACACTCCATGTATCAAAGCAATGTGACACTCTCCAAAGCAGCTttgttttttgaaaaagaaaacaaagtaagtGCTGCTGCCAAGCTTTGAACAACAGATAAACAACCAGGCCTCAACACCTAATGAAAAGGATAAACACTTCTGGTTAGCAAGATCTATTTAACAGATAACACAACCATTTCAAGCCAGTTCACTGTAACACTTCAGTGGGCACCCAAAAGCCCCTCAGTCCTCACCATGTCAATACTCAGCAGGAACTACAGATCACCAGACTTAACAGGCACAGGTATCCTGACTGAGGACAAAACCACAATGCCAGGTATTTCACTGCTAACAGTGCACTGGGAATTTGAAGGGGCAATGGATGTAATGGCTGCAATCACTTCTTCAGTAGATAAACCAGAAATAGTTCAAAAGTATCAGgacttaaaaatacaaataatcaAATACATCTTTTTCACATAGTTCATCTTGTTATTTTAACCACCGTTACACATTTCATTACTTAGAAAAGCTGacactgcagaaaaataaaataaaataaaatttggttttaatAAGGACATGGGTTTTACATGGTGGTATAAAAAATGCAATGGGAGCctggaggggaagaaaaagaaatggaagtggaacaaaacaaaacaacaaaacaatccTCCCCCCAAAAagtaaaaaccacaaaaaaaaaacaaacccaactcACAACACTACCCCCAAGGAAGGTAAAAAGCTAAAAGCTAAAACAAATTCCAGATGTTTAAGTCTGAAGGTTTTAGCTTTCAAAATACACAACTACGTGTGCCTTTCACAATAACAGTCACAAGTGAATGATACTTTTTGTATTACTGCACCCTTCAACAGGCCAGTCTGCAAGTTAAACAATATAATAAACTGCTAAATTGTAAGTAAGCAATTATGGATTGCATTTAGCTATTATAAAAAGCTGGGTTACACATCCAATGGTCCATCTTTTAAATTCAAACTGTGCTTAATGTTTTTTAGTTCAGACATACTGAAACCCATCAGCACAGACGGTCTGTGACGTTTTATCGCCCTTAAGCATCTATTCCTCATTTTTCCAAAGAATGATACAACATCAATTTTCCACGCATATAGCAGCAAGGAAAGTAATTCCACCTCTTTTTTAGAAGGATATGGCCTCTTGTGAAAGTAGTCTGACAAAAACTGTCTCTGTGCCTCATATGAATTGTGATCATACTGATTAGGATCTACCGCTAGAAAGCGGAAATCCTCACTAGAAGGAACCTTCCTCATCTCAGTCCTAATTTTTTGTCGTTTGAAAGGCACCACCCCTGAATTCACTTCGTTCTCTGGAGACAGAGCTATGCCAGTACTTAAGCCCAGAGGCTGCTGTTCCTTATTCCTTTGGTCTTCTGCAACAAAGCAGGAATCTGATTGCTTTCTTTTCAGTAACACAGAAATATGCTTCTCACCATTCACAAACAGCAGCTCTTTCCTCTCAGTGCGCTCAAGCTGCATCTTCAGGCTCGAGTTGGTGTCTTTGGGAGCACTTCTACAACGGAGCAAATGTACAGCAATAGCCGTGAGAGTCATATTTCCAGGGTACACACCACAACAGTGGATGCACTTGAAAGCAGGAGACTTTAAAATCGTATGCACAGTCGGCATTATATGATGCCTCTCTTTCAAATGCTTTTCATAGGTTTCTCTACCAGCAAACGTACCTAAGCAAAAGGGACAGGTGAACATTTTTCTGGTGCATCTCCTGTTCACTTGCGCTGTCTGAGGTTTCACTTTGATGTAAACAGGGACAAGAATTGTTGAATATACTCCAACAAGAACTGCCAAATGTACTTCTTTTTCACCCATGTCTTCGTCTGGTAGCACTGTGTTGAAATCGAAGTGTGGAAACacaaggccaccctgagcatCATTACCTAGCTGAATTCCTCTGTTGCTGTAACTTGCATGCAACTGCTTTCTCCCATTGTGTGCGGTTTTGTTGTGCTCCACAAGGCTTTTTAAGTCATAGAAAGTACCTGTGCAAAACAAGCAAGATAAGCCATGCATGAAGATATGCTTCATGAGCTCTGCCtcacagagaaaacatttaCAAGCGTAACACCGGATCGCCTTTTCTGTCATCCTCAGAAAAGGTGCGCAAGCTGCAAGTTTGTGAGGTTCTGGGGTTTCTACTTTTATTTCACAAGGTTTGTGGGCCACCTCCATGTGCACCTCGTAGACATTTGACGGGAAAAGCTCATTACAAACAGGGCAGGTCTTCCACTGCTTGGCCTGTCTGACGGCCTGGCTTGTTTCAGGAGCAGGCGGGGAGGCCTGTAAGGATACATTCTCAGAGGTCGGAatcaggggaggagagggagcatTGGCTGGTGACTGGGACAGCTGAGCCACTGACCCCGACTGCATGAGCTGGACAGGCACCTGTGGAGGTGTCACAGTCGCTACTCCACCGCCAGGAGGTACAGGCAAAGTAACTGAGACGGGGACCAGCGTGAAAGTAGGTATCCCATTAACCTGCTTGCCAGTGGGAATCAACTGCCTCAGTATAGAGCCCGCGGTCAAAAAAGCCGTACTTTGAGAAACTGGAGGCTGAACTGGCTGATTTACTGGGATGACTGCTGGGGTAACAGGTTGATTAAGCTGAAGGAACCCAGGTCCAACAGGCTGTGTGACAGGAACCACCCCAGAGGCAACAGGCTGGTTAAGCTGGAGAAGACCTGACCCAACTGTCTGTGTCACAGGAAGT
It encodes the following:
- the ADNP2 gene encoding activity-dependent neuroprotector homeobox protein 2 isoform X1, which codes for MFQIPVQNLDNIRKARKKVKDILVDLGLDSCRELLKNLKSFDAGESYFRNTSWSDVSPWEPVGRRKRYRTKPYCCSLCKFSSKLLTSFKNHLHRCHEDEIDQEMVVSCPKCTFSSHPKVVGEHIWMFHSSSKRIQNYTVSILDGMKQFRSDIINFTCLKCQFTDTLYYNMKRHVLMNHFENLLSVYFGEKCDESTPNSFEFYCKKCNAPANNPDSLMYHVLTAETHRDLENKLRSLISERLKKPGFVKQMYIAPKPVPGVAAAAPSAGPAAVPTGAVTAPSCIQVAFPQNNQNQSMVQTQAVQNTVGPVTVPSASGSLPQTTCAPAAMSLQVALVPSNPPVAQNNLGIQPSPSQPVVVSHGLPLNHSVGTINRTVAPAVLPLNQPVRPGLFPVNQPVGTINSPVPAGTLPATQPVSPVNQPVAPGVLPVNQPVAPGILSVSQSLPVTQTVGSGLLQLNQPVASGVVPVTQPVGPGFLQLNQPVTPAVIPVNQPVQPPVSQSTAFLTAGSILRQLIPTGKQVNGIPTFTLVPVSVTLPVPPGGGVATVTPPQVPVQLMQSGSVAQLSQSPANAPSPPLIPTSENVSLQASPPAPETSQAVRQAKQWKTCPVCNELFPSNVYEVHMEVAHKPCEIKVETPEPHKLAACAPFLRMTEKAIRCYACKCFLCEAELMKHIFMHGLSCLFCTGTFYDLKSLVEHNKTAHNGRKQLHASYSNRGIQLGNDAQGGLVFPHFDFNTVLPDEDMGEKEVHLAVLVGVYSTILVPVYIKVKPQTAQVNRRCTRKMFTCPFCLGTFAGRETYEKHLKERHHIMPTVHTILKSPAFKCIHCCGVYPGNMTLTAIAVHLLRCRSAPKDTNSSLKMQLERTERKELLFVNGEKHISVLLKRKQSDSCFVAEDQRNKEQQPLGLSTGIALSPENEVNSGVVPFKRQKIRTEMRKVPSSEDFRFLAVDPNQYDHNSYEAQRQFLSDYFHKRPYPSKKEVELLSLLLYAWKIDVVSFFGKMRNRCLRAIKRHRPSVLMGFSMSELKNIKHSLNLKDGPLDV